A genomic window from Nocardioides jiangxiensis includes:
- a CDS encoding N-acetylmuramoyl-L-alanine amidase family protein: protein MRRLARAAVRTTALVMAAGLVALPHAPVEGPAAATTAPLAGRTIVIDPGHQLGNHNFPDETARPVDAGGFQKACNTTGTATNGGYPEATFAWQVSLLLKARLEDRGARVILTRSTNREDRWGPCIDARGRRGNTLATGGRADLEISLHGDGCVGCGSGFHVIAPQSRTGWTDDIAASSLAFARTLRSRLHQAGLPYAPYVNGGSGLDVRGDLGTLNWSDKPIAMVELGNMRARADAYRMTHRSGRRLYADALTAAIVARLT, encoded by the coding sequence ATGCGACGGCTGGCCCGGGCAGCGGTCCGCACCACGGCCCTCGTGATGGCGGCCGGGCTCGTCGCGCTCCCGCACGCTCCTGTCGAGGGGCCTGCTGCGGCGACGACGGCACCGCTGGCCGGCCGCACGATCGTGATCGACCCCGGTCACCAGCTCGGCAACCACAACTTCCCCGACGAGACCGCCCGCCCTGTCGACGCCGGCGGGTTCCAGAAGGCCTGCAACACCACGGGCACCGCGACCAACGGCGGCTACCCCGAGGCGACGTTCGCCTGGCAGGTCAGCCTGCTCCTGAAGGCGCGCCTGGAGGACCGCGGAGCGCGGGTGATCCTGACCCGGAGCACGAACCGCGAGGATCGCTGGGGCCCCTGCATCGACGCCCGGGGACGGCGGGGCAACACGCTGGCGACGGGTGGCCGGGCCGACCTGGAGATCTCCCTGCACGGAGACGGCTGCGTGGGCTGTGGCTCGGGCTTCCACGTGATCGCGCCGCAGTCACGAACCGGCTGGACCGACGACATCGCGGCGTCCTCGCTCGCCTTCGCCAGGACGCTCCGCTCGCGCCTGCACCAGGCAGGGCTGCCGTACGCGCCGTACGTCAACGGGGGGAGCGGTCTCGACGTGCGTGGGGACCTGGGCACGCTGAACTGGTCCGACAAGCCGATCGCGATGGTGGAGCTCGGCAACATGAGGGCGCGTGCGGACGCCTACCGCATGACGCACCGCAGCGGTCGTCGGCTCTACGCCGACGCGCTCACGGCCGCGATCGTCGCCCGCCTCACCTGA
- a CDS encoding SDR family oxidoreductase has translation MHVENTAAIVTGGASGLGAATAKALAEKGATVFAFDLAGSIEKAPAVAGVHYVAVDVTDVEQVREAVATAANAGVPLRTVVNCAGVGTAGRILNKDGSVGDLAKYAMVVNINLVGSYNVLALAAEAIAKTPELEHGARGIIINTASVAAFEGQVGQAAYSSSKGGVLGLMLPAARDLATYGIRVCTIAPGIVETPMLAGVNEEFQKTLAAGVPFPKRLGRPEEYAQLATFLVEHDYINGEVVRMDGALRLAPR, from the coding sequence ATGCACGTAGAGAACACCGCCGCGATCGTGACGGGCGGCGCCTCGGGCCTCGGAGCCGCGACCGCCAAGGCACTCGCCGAGAAGGGCGCGACGGTCTTCGCGTTCGACCTGGCCGGCTCGATCGAGAAGGCTCCCGCGGTCGCCGGTGTCCACTACGTCGCCGTCGACGTGACCGACGTCGAGCAGGTCCGCGAGGCGGTCGCGACCGCAGCCAACGCCGGTGTTCCGCTGCGCACGGTCGTCAACTGCGCCGGTGTCGGCACCGCCGGCCGCATCCTCAACAAGGACGGCTCGGTCGGCGACCTCGCGAAGTACGCGATGGTCGTCAACATCAACCTCGTCGGCTCGTACAACGTCCTGGCGCTGGCCGCCGAGGCGATCGCGAAGACCCCCGAGCTCGAGCACGGCGCGCGCGGCATCATCATCAACACCGCCTCCGTCGCGGCGTTCGAGGGGCAGGTCGGCCAGGCGGCGTACTCGTCGTCCAAGGGCGGCGTCCTGGGCCTGATGCTTCCGGCGGCGCGCGACCTGGCCACCTACGGCATCCGGGTCTGCACGATCGCCCCGGGCATCGTGGAGACCCCCATGCTCGCAGGCGTCAACGAGGAGTTCCAGAAGACCCTCGCCGCCGGCGTTCCGTTCCCGAAGCGCCTCGGTCGCCCGGAGGAGTACGCCCAGCTCGCGACCTTCCTGGTCGAGCACGACTACATCAACGGCGAGGTCGTCCGCATGGACGGTGCGCTGCGCCTCGCGCCGCGCTGA
- a CDS encoding acyltransferase family protein produces MGSSRVSEIDGVRGLAAAAVFTANVLVLASAGRWTGPGDPARLASTLGHATTLFVVVSGFALYQPYVGAVLRRDRPPGTSAFLCDRALRLGPALAGTALAVLLAGGAATGSESLATPGATWPVGTLLGLNLAVPAMARRARRALRRQRGLAWASWCMVAGPLALTVLATVGILALTDPRAARLTTPLHQWEGAASTALAVSQAFALGMVASALIAVLRVAPLFRGTRELARHATAAVVVTAVAAGLTAPSPLDAIAWTVACAAGITLLAQPGGPLLLTGMRAAFRNRVMAHLGRISLGIWLWHAPAAVLLVRLVPTWRYADPGQLTLDLALVAALTLAAAEATQWLVDRPLRRAAAHWLRPAQRQAVPRLPAFLPDELVLDLPPVGRIASPRVAQEQAGSVFGGLPG; encoded by the coding sequence GTGGGATCTTCTCGGGTCTCGGAAATCGACGGTGTGCGCGGCCTGGCCGCCGCAGCGGTGTTCACGGCAAACGTCCTCGTGCTCGCCTCCGCGGGCCGCTGGACCGGCCCCGGGGATCCGGCGCGGCTGGCGTCGACCCTCGGGCACGCCACGACGCTCTTCGTCGTCGTCTCGGGCTTCGCCCTCTACCAGCCGTACGTCGGAGCCGTACTGCGCCGGGACCGGCCTCCCGGGACCTCGGCGTTCCTGTGCGACCGGGCCCTGCGGCTCGGGCCGGCTCTGGCAGGGACCGCACTCGCGGTCCTGCTGGCCGGCGGCGCTGCCACGGGCAGCGAGTCGCTGGCGACCCCCGGCGCCACCTGGCCCGTCGGCACCCTCCTCGGGCTCAACCTCGCCGTGCCGGCCATGGCCCGTCGCGCTCGTCGCGCGCTTCGCCGCCAGCGCGGGCTGGCGTGGGCGAGCTGGTGCATGGTGGCGGGCCCGCTCGCACTGACGGTCCTGGCCACGGTCGGGATCCTCGCGCTCACCGATCCCCGTGCCGCCCGCCTGACGACCCCGCTGCACCAGTGGGAGGGCGCCGCATCCACCGCCCTGGCGGTCTCCCAGGCCTTCGCCCTCGGCATGGTCGCGTCCGCGCTCATCGCGGTCCTGCGGGTCGCACCGCTCTTCCGCGGCACGCGCGAGCTCGCCCGGCATGCCACCGCCGCCGTCGTCGTCACGGCGGTCGCCGCAGGCCTCACCGCCCCTTCCCCGCTGGACGCCATCGCGTGGACGGTCGCCTGCGCCGCGGGCATCACCCTGCTCGCCCAGCCGGGCGGCCCGCTGCTGCTCACCGGCATGCGCGCCGCGTTCCGGAACCGGGTGATGGCCCACCTCGGACGGATCTCACTCGGCATCTGGCTCTGGCACGCGCCGGCGGCCGTCCTGCTCGTCCGCCTCGTGCCCACCTGGCGGTACGCCGACCCGGGCCAGCTCACCCTGGACCTCGCCCTGGTCGCCGCGCTCACGCTCGCCGCCGCCGAGGCGACCCAGTGGCTGGTCGATCGCCCGCTGCGTCGGGCAGCAGCCCACTGGCTCCGGCCGGCCCAGCGCCAGGCCGTCCCCCGGCTGCCGGCGTTCCTGCCGGACGAACTGGTGCTCGACCTGCCGCCCGTCGGCCGCATCGCCTCGCCCCGGGTCGCACAGGAGCAGGCCGGCAGCGTGTTCGGCGGCCTCCCCGGCTGA